A genomic segment from Diospyros lotus cultivar Yz01 chromosome 5, ASM1463336v1, whole genome shotgun sequence encodes:
- the LOC127802609 gene encoding uncharacterized protein LOC127802609 isoform X1: MESPAVAGNGDGRFFQNVIVMRHGDRIDNFEPLWAAGAARPWDPPLVDAGRARAFCTGLKLRNQLEFGIHRVFVSPFLRCVQTASEVVSALCAVDDVSLDPDNMTSDGLRIDPSKIKVSVEYGLCEMLNEEAIRPNVAPKDGKFGFDISEIEAKLPAGTVDHSFERVYQELPQWKETVEGARYRYAQVIKTLADKYPSENLLLVTHGEGVGVAVSAFLNDVTVYETEYCAYSHSRRTITIGKNESFTAGEFEVLMPKGQTGIRFCSLNT; the protein is encoded by the exons ATGGAGTCCCCGGCGGTGGCTGGAAACGGAGATGGGAGATTCTTCCAGAACGTCATCGTAATGAGGCACGGCGACCGGATAGACAACTTCGAGCCGCTGTGGGCGGCGGGGGCTGCTAGGCCGTGGGACCCGCCGCTGGTGGATGCCGGCCGGGCGAGGGCCTTCTGCACGGGCTTGAAGCTCCGGAACCAGCTCGAGTTCGGGATCCACCGCGTCTTCGTCTCGCCCTTCCTCCGATGTGTCCAGACCGCCTCCGAGGTCGTCTCGGCTCTCTGCGCCGTCGACGACGTCTCTCTGGACCCCGACAATATGACCTCCGATGGCCTCCGAATCGATCCCTCCAAGATCAAG GTCTCTGTTGAGTATGGACTGTGTGAGATGTTGAATGAGGAAGCCATAAGACCTAATGTCGCCCCTAAAGATGGAAAATTTGGTTTCGATATCTCGGAGATTGAAGCAAAGTTACCTGCCGGGACAGTTGATCACTCCTTTGAACGAGTGTATCAAGAG TTGCCACAATGGAAAGAGACGGTAGAGGGTGCAAGGTATAGATATGCACAGGTTATTAAGACCCTGGCTGATAAATATCCTTCAGAAAATTTGTTGCTTGTCACGCATG GCGAAGGAGTTGGGGTTGCAGTTTCTGCATTCTTGAACGATGTTACAGTGTATGAAACAGAATATTGTGCATACTCTCACTCAAGAAGAACTATCACCATTGGCAAGAACGAATCATTTACTGCGGGAGAGTTTGAGGTGCTTATGCCCAAGGGCCAAACTGGTATCCGTTTTTGCTCCTTGAACACCTGA
- the LOC127802609 gene encoding uncharacterized protein LOC127802609 isoform X2, translating into MESPAVAGNGDGRFFQNVIVMRHGDRIDNFEPLWAAGAARPWDPPLVDAGRARAFCTGLKLRNQLEFGIHRVFVSPFLRCVQTASEVVSALCAVDDVSLDPDNMTSDGLRIDPSKIKVSVEYGLCEMLNEEAIRPNVAPKDGKFGFDISEIEAKLPAGTVDHSFERVYQELPQWKETVEGARYRYAQVIKTLADKYPSENLLLVTHGMHALVLYYPLVILCLCRRRSWGCSFCILERCYSV; encoded by the exons ATGGAGTCCCCGGCGGTGGCTGGAAACGGAGATGGGAGATTCTTCCAGAACGTCATCGTAATGAGGCACGGCGACCGGATAGACAACTTCGAGCCGCTGTGGGCGGCGGGGGCTGCTAGGCCGTGGGACCCGCCGCTGGTGGATGCCGGCCGGGCGAGGGCCTTCTGCACGGGCTTGAAGCTCCGGAACCAGCTCGAGTTCGGGATCCACCGCGTCTTCGTCTCGCCCTTCCTCCGATGTGTCCAGACCGCCTCCGAGGTCGTCTCGGCTCTCTGCGCCGTCGACGACGTCTCTCTGGACCCCGACAATATGACCTCCGATGGCCTCCGAATCGATCCCTCCAAGATCAAG GTCTCTGTTGAGTATGGACTGTGTGAGATGTTGAATGAGGAAGCCATAAGACCTAATGTCGCCCCTAAAGATGGAAAATTTGGTTTCGATATCTCGGAGATTGAAGCAAAGTTACCTGCCGGGACAGTTGATCACTCCTTTGAACGAGTGTATCAAGAG TTGCCACAATGGAAAGAGACGGTAGAGGGTGCAAGGTATAGATATGCACAGGTTATTAAGACCCTGGCTGATAAATATCCTTCAGAAAATTTGTTGCTTGTCACGCATG GCATGCACGCACTTGTCCTTTACTATCCATTAGTCATCTTATGCTTGTGCAGGCGAAGGAGTTGGGGTTGCAGTTTCTGCATTCTTGAACGATGTTACAGTGTATGA
- the LOC127802609 gene encoding uncharacterized protein LOC127802609 isoform X3 translates to MESPAVAGNGDGRFFQNVIVMRHGDRIDNFEPLWAAGAARPWDPPLVDAGRARAFCTGLKLRNQLEFGIHRVFVSPFLRCVQTASEVVSALCAVDDVSLDPDNMTSDGLRIDPSKIKVSVEYGLCEMLNEEAIRPNVAPKDGKFGFDISEIEAKLPAGTVDHSFERVYQELPQWKETVEGARYRYAQVIKTLADKYPSENLLLVTHVSGCRFGLWIRSTFRLQKTLSNC, encoded by the exons ATGGAGTCCCCGGCGGTGGCTGGAAACGGAGATGGGAGATTCTTCCAGAACGTCATCGTAATGAGGCACGGCGACCGGATAGACAACTTCGAGCCGCTGTGGGCGGCGGGGGCTGCTAGGCCGTGGGACCCGCCGCTGGTGGATGCCGGCCGGGCGAGGGCCTTCTGCACGGGCTTGAAGCTCCGGAACCAGCTCGAGTTCGGGATCCACCGCGTCTTCGTCTCGCCCTTCCTCCGATGTGTCCAGACCGCCTCCGAGGTCGTCTCGGCTCTCTGCGCCGTCGACGACGTCTCTCTGGACCCCGACAATATGACCTCCGATGGCCTCCGAATCGATCCCTCCAAGATCAAG GTCTCTGTTGAGTATGGACTGTGTGAGATGTTGAATGAGGAAGCCATAAGACCTAATGTCGCCCCTAAAGATGGAAAATTTGGTTTCGATATCTCGGAGATTGAAGCAAAGTTACCTGCCGGGACAGTTGATCACTCCTTTGAACGAGTGTATCAAGAG TTGCCACAATGGAAAGAGACGGTAGAGGGTGCAAGGTATAGATATGCACAGGTTATTAAGACCCTGGCTGATAAATATCCTTCAGAAAATTTGTTGCTTGTCACGCATG